AACACGATTGATTGGTATCGGCAACACGCTAGCTAAAGTAAGGGGTCAGAGGTGAGAGGTCAGGGAGAGTACCTTTAAAATCATATAATGACCTCACCTTCGCCTCTATTGATGTAGATTAGCGACAGGGCAAATTAGATAAATTTATATTCAGAAAAAACCGCAGCTTGACCCCATTTTCGATTTTCATCATCGACGACATTCCAGATAATCCCATCTTCGATATAAAACCGCTGACCAGTTTTTGAGATGCGGGTAGCAGAATAGTGACAATAGCCTTTATGAGTTGTTTCTACAAGTAGGCGATCGCGTTCTTGTTGTACTATCTCCTCAGCCGATTTGCGCGAAGGCAATGTCGTAAATTCTTCCCAAGAAAACTCCCACAGTGTTAATGCTTGCTGATTACCATAGTTGAAAATTGGATCGGCTTGTGTACCATGCGAAACGACAACAAACGGTGCAGTAAACAAAGCTTGGGCAATTTCCGCTGGTGTTCCCGTGATATCGAGTAAGGCATTCCCCGTCCAGTACTCAAAACTGTACATTAAGCGCTGACTTTGACAGATAACTTCCTGCTGCTGCCAAACAAACATAGACAATCCACAATGTGTCAACCATCAACCATACTGTACGTGATCGGGAATGCCATCCCACCGTCAGCGATCGGTAACGCAATCCCACCATAAGTAAGGGTTTAGCAATGCCAAACCCCTGCATATCCCTCAATGTCCCAATAACTTATCGCGCAGGTGCTTAATGCGATCGCGATACTTCGCCGCTTCCTCAAACTCCAAATTCTTCGCGGCTTCCTTCATCTGGGCTTCTAACTGCGTAATCAACTCAGGAATATCAGTTAACGGTAAATCATCCGCTTGTTCGTAAGCTTCTTCGAGTTGTTGCGAATTCAACCGCCGCGACACTTCTAAAAACGACAAAATTGCATTATTTGTACGCTTAACGATTGGTTGCGGTGTAATACCGTGTTTTTCGTTGTATTCTAGCTGAATTGCGCGGCGTCGCTCGGTTTCTGAGATCGCTTTGATCATGCTATCCGTCAGATTATCTGCATATAGAATTGCTTGTCCGCGAACGTGACGCGCCGCCCTACCAATTGTTTGAATCAGCGATCGCTCTGCACGTAAGAACCCTTCTTTGTCCGCATCCAAAATTGCCACTAACGAAACTTCTGGTAAATCCAAGCCCTCCCGCAGCAAGTTCACCCCGACTAAAACATCAAAATTGCCTTGGCGCAACTCTTGCAAAATCTCAATTCGCTCAATCGAGTTAATTTCGGAATGCAGATACCGCACGCGGATTCCCTGATCTTGCAAATATTCTGTTAAATCTTCCGCCATGCGCTTTGTCAAAGTTGTCACTAAAACTCGTTCGCGGCGCTCAACGCGTTCTTTCACTTCTCCTAAAAGATCGTCAATTTGCCCTTCGGTAGGACGTACAAAGATTTCCGGATCGACAACACCAGTAGGACGAATCACTTGTTCAACAACTCGACCTTCTGAAAGTTCTATCTCCCAATCGCCTGGCGTTGCTGATACAAAAATACACTGATTAACCTTCGACCAAAACTCGTCAGCCTTTAACGGGCGGTTATCGGCGGCGCTGGGTAAGCGAAATCCATGCTCAATTAAGACTCGCTTCCGCGCTTGGTCGCCATTGTACATCCCGCGAATTTGTGGAACGGTGACGTGCGATTCATCGACGACAAGTAACCAGTCGTCAGGGAAGTAGTCGATCAAACACTCTGGCGGTTCGCCTGGTTGACGCCCCGCTAAGTGGCGCGAATAGTTTTCGACGCCGTTGCAGTAACCGACTTCGCGTAACATTTCCAAGTCATACCGCGTTCGCTGATCCAAGCGCTGGGCTTCTAAGAGTTTACTTGCTTGCTCTAATTCGGCTTTGCGTTGCTTAAGTTCAGCTTCAATCGCATCGCACGCCGCTTCTAAGCGTTCTTCTGGTGTGACAAAGTGACGCGCTGGGTAGATATTAACCGCAGACAAGCTTTGAATAATTTCACCCGTTACCGGATCGACGTAGCGAATCGCATCAATTTCATCGCCAAAGAATTCAACGCGAATAATCCGATCTTCGTAAGCAGGACCAATTTCTAACACATCACCGCGTACCCGAAAACGCCCTCGCCCTATTTCGACATCGTTGCGGCTATATTGAACGGTAGCCAAATCACGCAGAATCTGTCTTTGATCGACTTCCATTCCCATTTTCAAGGGAATTGCGGCTTTGAGATACTCTGAGGGAATCCCTAAACCATAAATACAGCTAATCGAAGCAACAACGATCGCATCGCGGCGTTCAAATAGCGATCGCGTTGCGGAGTGTCGCAACATATCGATTTCATCGTTAATTGAAGCGCTCTTTTCAATATAGGTATCGGTGACTGGAATATACGCTTCGGGCTGATAGTAATCGTAGTAGCTGACAAAATACTCCACCGCATTGTTCGGGAAGAACTCGCGTAACTCGTTGCATAGTTGCGCGGCGAGCGTTTTATTGTGCGCTAGCACCAGTGTTGGTTTCCCAATTTTTTCAATCACCGCCGCAACGGTAAATGTCTTTCCGGTTCCCGTCGCGCCGAGTAAGGTTTGGTACTGATTTCCCTGTTTGACGTGTCGAGTCAGTTGAGCGATCGCGTGGGGTTGATCGCCAGTCGGTTGAAACGGTGCTTGGAGACAAAATTCTGTCATACAGTTTTATGAATCCCTTTACTTATCTTTACATATTTAGTTTTATTTATGCATACCATGTGAACTTATTTAGACCTAAATAATGCTTTTTCCAGTACACTCAAAATCAATCGCAAAAACAATTTTTCTAATTATTAAAAAAAAACTTGATATCAAGAAGGATAAAACTATGGTTGCAAGTAGCACTGCTAAGGTAAACGAAACACTGCGCAACGCAAATTCTAGTTCAGAATTATCTACACAAATCAAAAATAATAACGTTCCATCAAGCTCGCTACCAGGTGATCGCCCGATCGGACATAGCACATTTGAAATTCGCGACACAGTCAATCTACTGGGGATGCGTCCAATTGTCTCAAGCGATTTGCAAATTTCTGATACAATTAATCTAGCAGGAGTGCGCCCGATTGTCTCAAGCGATCTACAAGTTTCGGATACAATTGATTTAGCCGGAGTACGCCCGATTGGGTCGAGCAATTTGCAAGTTTCTAACACTATAGACTTACTGGGCATTCGTCCTATTACCTCGAGTGATATAAAGGTTTCCAAAACCATTGCTACATCGGGAATTCGCCCAATCGCTGCAAATATCCTAGAAAAATACGACGATCTTATGGGTTACATAGATTAGGTTAAAAATTAATAGCCACTTCTTGGTGACTGGTATTGTAGAAATGCCAGTTTTTTTGTGTAAGTATGATTCTCTTCATTTAGGCATAGTAGTCAACAAACTTCTACTTTTCTCACTCTTTATATTGATAATCTTAATATGTCTTCTGACAGAAGCCTGCATTGTCGTATTTCGGATAAGTTGTAAACGTAAGCACAAACAAACTTCAAGGTTGCTAGATAGCGCGATAAAGTTTGTTTAGGAACAAGGAGAAAAAAATGAGTTTAGAAGATAGAGCTAAAGCTACAGGTAAAAATATCGAAGGTAAAGCTCAAGAAGCTTGGGGAAACCTTACAGGAGATCCCGAAGATAAGGCAGAAGGCAAAGCAAAGCAAGCAGAAAGTGAAGTACGTCACGGTGTAGAAGACGTAAAAGATAATGTAAAAGAGAAGCTTGACTAATTGCTAATTAATTAACTTAAAAGGTCTAGGAGAACTAGACCTTAGTAATTTATAAAGTCTCATAAAGTTTAACTCAAATCAGCAATTAGCTTTGTAATTCTGTAAGTAATGGGAGGAAAATTAAAGTGAATTTTATGCAGAGATTTCGTAAAGTTCTGACGGCGCTGACCCTAGTGTTAGTTCTTACGATGTCTGTTGCTTGTAGCAGTGCGGTTAATGCCAAAGCGCCAACAACTTTACCACCAGCCGCAGACACAACTGGAAACTACGCATTACTAGAGCGTGGCAATACCTCCGCCGGACAAGACTTTGGTAACTGGGTAGTTCAGACAGGTAGAGGCTTAGTTCAAGACGCATATGTCCGCGACCAAAACAAGTTGGGTGTTGTGATTACGCCACAAGTTCGCCCTAACGAGGTAAGACCTTTAGCAAAATCATTACTCCAAGGCTTCCATAAAACTTTCCCCAATCAAGATTTAACAGTTTTGATGTACGCTCCTGATAAAAAACTGATTCTGACTGCTCAGTACGACACTCAATCGAATCAGATCAAGTATCAATAAAATGTGGTAAATAATTCAACCTTAGCTTGAGCAATTAGCTGAGGGAAAATTAAAAGCGCAGTGCGCGACAAGGCAATTCAAGCAAGGAGAGGAAAAATGTATAACAGTGAGCAATACAAACGCCAGATTATGAACGACTTGGCGCAAGGTGATTCCGAAACAATGGATGAAGTATCCACCAACGAGCGCCAATACGAAAATTTTGATGATTTTGCGCAACGCTCATCCCACGCAGAACGCCGTCAGTTATTTGGACGCTCTTTGCACCCCGATCGCATTCCTCCCAGCCAAATGGAGCCAGAATTGCAAAAAGCGATCGCGCAAATCAAGCCCAATGAGAGAGATGACGTCGCCCGCGCGTTCTTCAAGCACCTCAAAGAAAGAGGACTGAGCGATCGCCAGCTTGAACAACAGCTAGCTTTATCAACTCATCATCCAAACAAGATGAGTGCAGATGATGTTAGCAAACTTGCTACTTTTGTCTATCACAATCATCCTGATATCTTCCAAGAAGTCATGGCGGAGCAGCCAGGAATCATCAAGTTCCTCAGCAATCCTTTAGTTGCTGCGGTTCTCGGAATTGCTGCGGCTAAATGGTTAGGTAGTCAGCGCAAATAATCTCATAGGGGTAAGGCTTACCTTACTCATTGCTTAAACTAAAAAAGAGAGTAGATCGCGATGGTCTGCTCTCTTTTTCATGAAACTACCAAACTTTTAAACTGTTGCTAATTCTGGAGTCGGACGCTTACTGTTGCGAATACCCTTGATCGCTTCAGCATAATCTTTGGCATTAAATACCGCAGACCCAGCAACGATCGCATTTGCACCCGCTTCAATCACTTGCCAAGTATTATTTGCTTTTAAACCGCCATCAACTTCAATCCAAGGATCGAGACCGCGATCGTCAAGCATTTGACGCAGTTTGCGAATTTTGGGTAATACAGCAGGAATAAAACTTTGACCGCCAAAGCCAGGGTTGACACTCATGATCAAAATCATGTCACAAAGCTCTAGCACGTATTCGATTAACTCTAGCGGAGAACTAGGATTTAAAACAACACCAGCTTTTTTGCCCAACTCTCTAATTTGACCAAGCGTGCGGTGCAAGTGCGGTGAAGCATTGTGTTCAGCATGAACGTAAATGTGGTCGGCTCCAGCCTTTGCAAAATCTTCGACATATTTTTCTGGTTCCACAATCATCAAGTGGACATCCAGCGGCTTTTGAGTAACAGGACGAATAGCTTCAACGATTAATGGACCAATCGTGATGTTGGGAACAAACCGCCCATCCATCACATCAACATGAATCCAGTCGGCTCCTGCTGCATCCACTGCTCGAATTTCGTCACCTAGACGCGAAAAATCTGCTGATAGTATAGATGGAGCAACTACAATAGGCTTTTTGCTGGCTTGGGTCATGCTACTCGTTCTCCTGCTTCCTCGATTGTATGCATTTTAACAAAATCTTTAGTATTAAACGTGCGATCGCCAAAACTTCTTATAGCAATATTGCGCCTCTAATCAAACAAAATTTCTTATCAATTTATGCAACGGCTTAGAAGACTCGCTACAAAATAAAGAAGTGAGGAGCAAGATCTTATCAACGAATTAGCACTAGTTAATTATAATTTTTTGCCCAAAACTGAGTGAATTTAGAAATCAATGGTAAGAAAACTTGTCTGGCTAGTAGGAGGACTAAGCGCTTCCTGTATCAGTCTTCCTGTTCTCGCGTTAGAAACAACTTCAGTAGGAGAAGCAGGAATTAATGCATTGCGGTTACACGGTGCGCCTTACAACCTAATTGGTCGCAAAATAGGTATTGGTCAAGTAGAAATTGGACGTCCTGGACAATTTGGCTTAGATAAAGCTGTAGTGCGCAATCAACGCATGAGTTTAGCAGGTGTCTTTTTGCGCAACCAGCCAGCAAAACCTAATACAAATATTGACCCGCACGCGCAAAACGTTGCGAGTGTAATGATTAGTACTGATAAAGCCGTACGAGGTGTCGCACCAGGCGCGCGACTTTATTCGACTGCGGTTGGTTCGCTGAGAACAGGTGGTCAGCCAGAAGAGTGTTTATCTGCACAACACATTGCGCAACAAAACGGCGGTGATGTCCGCGCGATCAACTTTAGCTTCGGCGAAACGCTTGATCGCGATCCGCGACCGAATGCGCTTTTAGATGGTCAAGCCTTACTGACGCAATGCATCGATTGGTCTGCCCGCGTTCACAATGTGGTGTATGCGATCGCAGGTAATCAAGGTAAAGGCGGAATACCCATCCCTACGGACAACTTTAATGGTATTAACGTTGCGTTTACCACTCGCAGGCAAGGAATCTTCACGCGGCTGGATGTTTCTAATTTAAGCGATGCGATTTCTGGTGGCGTTGGCGGTAGACTCAACGGTCGAGAAGTCAACTTAGGTCCACGGCGGGCGATCAGTTTAGTCGCTCCTGGAAATAAAATTACGTTGCTCAATCCAGATGGTAAAACGACGCAAGTCACTGGGACAAGTTTTGCCGCACCTCATGTTACCGCAACGGTTGCGTTACTACAAGAATACGGCGACAAGCAACTGAGTTCGCGTCAGCGTAACTGGAGTTTAGATGCGCGCCGTCAGGAAGTCATGAAAGCCGTAATGCTCAATTCGGCGGATAAATACCGAGATCCAGGCAATGGATTACTGCTAGGAATGAGCAAAACCATTTTGGATAAACAAAACCAGCACTGGTTAAATTCAGACGCTTACCGCAATCCGAAAATTCCCCTACAAGCACAGATGGGAACAGGTCAACTTAATGCCTATCGCGCTTATCAGCAATTTAGTGCAGGTCAATGGCACCCCGCAAGACCTGTCCCCGCGATTGGTTGGGATTATCGGACGGTCAACGATAGTGCGCATCACGATTACGTATTAGCGCAACCATTGCAGCAAGGCAGTTTTGTATCGGTTACGTTAAATTGGAATCGCCTGGTAGAGTTGAACGATACGAACAGAAACGGTAGATTTGACGTAGGAGAAACTTTTCGCGATCGCGGTTTAAATAACCTTGACCTTTACTTGCTTAATGCTGATTCCGGCGCAATTGTTGATACAACTTGCACTTCCACAAGCGAAGTCGATAGCGTCGAACACATTTTTTGTCGAGTTCCCAACACTGGTAAATACAAAGTCCGCGTTCAGTTTCAGCAAAAAGTAAATCACGCCGTTCAACCTTATGCGCTAGCGTGGTGGACTGTACCTGCGAGAAATTGACCTTCTACAACTGTTGTTGCAAAAAACGTAACCACAGCGCGATCGCTACCACAACGATGGCATAGTTCGCATAAAGAACTAGGGTGACAGTAGAATGCAGCCTTTCCTGCTAAGACGCTATGCAATTCGCCTCGGAAGACGATATGTCCTTGCGGCGACAGGCATCATTTTTCTCGGAATCATAGGATGTTCCAGAATCGATGCGATCGATTCGGTTGTCGCCCAGCCTCGTTTGAATCGTCAAGATCCCGACAATATACAAGTAACACCATCGGCAGTGGATAACAAATTAGTTGCAGCAAATACACGATTTGGGTTTAAACTCTTTTCGGAGATCTTGAGACAACAAAGCGATCGCAATATTTTTCTCTCACCGACTAGTATCGCGATTCTGCTAGAAATGCTCTACAACGGTGCTGGTGGCGAAACGCAACAAGCAATGGCGAAAACCTTAGAAGTACAAGGCATTAGCCTCCAAGATATCAACGCTGCCAACACCGCGCTGCTCAATACTCTGACAAATCCCGATGCGAATGTACAACTGGCGATCGCAAACTCACTTTGGGCAAAGCAAGAATACCCCATCCGACCCGATTTTTTACAACGAACTCAAAGCTTTTACAAAGCACAAGTCAGCAATTTAGACTTTGATTCCCCCGATGCGACAAATACAATTAATCAATGGGTAAACCAAAACACGAATGGCAGAATTGAGCAGATTGTAGACGAGATTAATCCTGAAGATGTGCTGTTTTTGATCAACGCGATTTACTTTAAAGGTCAATGGACCGATGAATTCGACAAAAGCCAAACAACAGATGCACCATTTTATCTAACAAGCGGTACGCCGAAACAACACCCGCTGATGTCGCAAACGGGTAGATACCGATACTACGAAAATCCACAGTTTCAAGCTGTTAGCTTACCCTACGGCGAAAACGGCAGACTCAGTTTATACGTCTTCTTACCTCGTCAAAACTCGAATCTATCAAACTTTTACCAACAACTCAATTCGGCTAACTGGGAACAGTGGTTAACTCAATTTAACTTGCGTGAAGGTACAGTACGGCTACCGCGTTTTCAAATGGAATATGACGTAACACTCAACGATACCCTTAAAGCATTGGGTATGAAAGTCGCGTTTGCAGACAATGCCAACTTTTCGGGTGTCGGCGACGATTTAGCGCTAAGTGAAGTCAAGCATAAAACTTTTGTCGAAGTGAATGAAGAAGGAACCGAAGCGGCGGCTGTGACATCGGGAAGAGTGATGGCGGTATCTGCACCCATTGCAGAACCTTTCGAGATGACAGTGAATCGTCCTTTCTTCTGTGCGATTCGCGATAACCAAACAGGAACCGTTTTATTTATGGGTTCTATCGTCGAACCGCAAGCTTAGCAAGGATGTACGCACATGTTTTAATTATGGGGGTGGTATGTCGGCTATCTCGAACGCGGCGATCGCGTTTACTTTTTCGCTATGAATATTGATATGTTGCGTCCTGAAGATCGATAGGCAAGAATTGGCACTACTCATCAGAGCCTACAAAATCTGAAGTTGCTGGAATAACCTGTTGATTACCTTTCTACACCTGATACGAACTTTTAGGGGGAAGATCTTCAGCGGCTTTTTGTTGCGTGACTTCTACGGTTGTTTGCGAGGCATCACGGCTTGGTTCGGCGGGGACATCATGTACTGCTACTGCTTCGGGTTCAGAAGAACGTACCGCACTTAGAGCCGTTTTAATCACAACAGCAGTCGGTACGGCGACAATCACACCTAATAAACCACCGATTCTCGCTCCAGTTAAGACCGAAACTAGTACCCACACAGGATTTAAACCTGTCACACTCCCCAAAATGCGCGGCGCAACTAAGTTATCTAAAATCTGCTGCACAATCACCGCCGCAATCAAAACGCGCGAACCTAGCCAAAAGTCTTGCAATGCGACCAGTAATGTGGTAATGGCAATACCCACAGTTCCCCCAAAGGGAACCAACGCCATAATACCAATCGTGATACCAAACAGTAACCCGAAGGGTACTTTTAGCCATAGAAAGATCGCCGTGAGCGAAGACCCCATGCACAAACCAAAAATCAGCTGTCCAATAAAGAAATTTTGGAAGCTAAGGCGTAATGTTTGCGAAAAAGGAGTACGAAGCTTTGTCGGTAGCCATTGAACTAAACTTTGCCAGAGGTCATCGCCATGCTGCAATAAGTAAAATGCCAACACCATTGTTAGCAAAAAGTCTAGCAGGCTTGTAAGCGTGACAACCGCGAGATTTAAAACTTGCACCGCGATCGCTTGCAGTTGCCCTTTGACGCGATCGTTAATTTGTACCACCAAAGCATCAAGATTCAATGGTAAACCTTGATTTTCTGCCCACTCATTCAACAACATCAACTGATGTCGCCCTGAATCAATTAACTCTGGCAACCGCGCTACGAGTTGTTGGGCTTGCATCAATACCAAGGGTACGAGCGTCACCCCCACCGCCAGCAATATCGATAACGTTAGCAAAAACACCAAAACCGCAACCTGTTCGCGCCTTGCGCCTTGGCGTTCCATCCAACTGACGGGATAATTCAGCAAAAATGCTAACAGTGATGCCCCGACTAAAATCACAATCAACGAGTGGAAGTAATCAAAAATCGTCGATACTGCCAAAGCATTTAAAACAAGCAGGGGAGCGAATAGCGCGATCGCTAACAGCCGCCCAGTCGGCGTCATCACCTGCCACCAATTTAGGAGTTTGCGTGTTTGCATTTACCAACTGCCAAATAGAACAAACTCAATTTCTTTTTCCTTGCAGCCTATTATCTCTAACTCTATCGCTTTGACTCATCCCTCTACCTCAGGATTCTAAAAACTGTTATGAACAATCGTCGAATCAAGGTGAATAGCCCCAGTCAGTTTGCTCAACACGAGCAAATTGCTAGCGCAAGGTTACTAGAGAACGCATCGGTAACTTCCTCTCAACGTCAGCAGCCGACTCAAAACCAAGTTGCACATTCTGTGACTGATCCTTATAACAATTTCCTCATCGCTGATTCCCAATTCCCAACTCTTCCTAACCGTCTATTGCTATTGTTCTATCTCATTCCTGTGATTGGCTTTTTTCCATCGCTTTGGACTTTGTATCGCCGTCAAGGTAGCAAAGAACAATTTGCACTTAGCCGTCTATCGATTACCTTAGCAGGTACTTGGTTGTTAGGTTATTTGTTAATGGGTGTTGGCGCGGAAACTTCTGAGTTTCCAGCACTGCGCTTATTAATCTTAAACAGCTTTTTGACTTCGGGTTATTTTCTAGTCAGTCTTTGGCTAATGTTTTTGCTGATTCAAGGTAAAGCTGTGCGTCTACCAGGATTTAGTCAATGGGCAGAGCGCATCTTAAGTAAGCATTTACCCTAATTCAAGAGTTTTCAGTAATGAGCGGTGAGTTATATAAAACACTATTCTTCCTCTGCTGAGGGTGGTTAATCTACACAAATCCAGTTAAACTCCAAACAGCAAAAACTCAAATTTCTAGCGAAAGTTCCGATATCCTGCGAGATGTGTCATAGTTATTGCTATTTATGGCTCACTACAGTTGATAATTGAGGGCTAGCTTGATCTAACGTCTTTTGCTTTCTTGTTCTTAGATGAACTGCTGTATTTGTTACGTGTGAGGATGTCTGTGCCATTTCATAAAATTTCTGCTCAAAATCCCTCTGTAACTGCGACTCCCCGAATCGTCAACACCAAGTATTCCTCAGCTAAGTCAGGGCGTTGGCTGTGGTTTTGGGTGGCAATGTCGGGCATCGCGATGTTGTCGGCAACCGCTGGAGCGCTGTTAGCTGTATCTTTATCGAGTACCCCGTTAATGCAATCGCGGCTTAGCCCCGAAGAGAAAGCCGTTTTTGGCAGGGGCGATCGCATTTCTAAAACAGGCTTACGCCTTGCTGAATTGACTCGTCCTGTGAATATTCTGGTTTTGGGCGTCAAGGTTCTCTCTTCTGATGTTGACGATCCTGATATTAGGTCAGAAGACTTAGGCTATCACGCATTGGTTAATTCTTTTGAAGGTCTTTCGGATACGATGCTGTTGCTGCGGTTTAACCCAGAAACAGAAAAATTAGCAGTACTTTCGATTCCTAGAGATACGCGTACCCATGTCGATGGATTAGGCGTCACAAAAATTAATGCCGCGAATGCTCGAGGTGGTCCTGCACTCAGCGCGCAAGCCGTGAGCGATCTTCTCAATGGCGTACCTATTGATCGCTACATCCGCATTAACGTTCAAGGCGTTGAAAAACTAGTTGATGCTTTGGGTGGTGTCACGGTTTATGTCCCCAAAGACATGAAATATCAAGATGACAGCCAACACCTGTATATCAATTTGAAAGCAGGGGAACATCATCTCGACGGTAATCAAGCGTTGCAATTACTGCGCTATCGTTACGACGAATACGGCGATATTGGTCGCATCCAACGCCAGCAAATGGTGATGCGGGCTTTGATGGAACAAGCCCTAAACCCGACGACCTTGGCGCGAATGCCGCAGATTATGTCGGTGATTCAAACGCATATCGATACGAACTTGACGGTAGAGGAGTTAATGGCGCTCGTCGGTTTTGGCGTCCAAACAGAACGTGCGGATGTCGAAATGCTACTTGTTCCAGGCACTTTTAGCACGCCAGATCAGTACGTTGCAAGTTATTGGTTACCCGATAAAGAACGAATTGCCACAATGATGGCAAAGCACTTTAATGTGCCTACCGATTCGGAAATGAGTGATGTCGATCCGGCAAGGCTACGAATCGCCATTCAAGATAGCACAGGAAGCGATCGCGCGATCCAATCGCTGGCGAACTTTCTCCAATCCTCTGGATATCAACGCGTCTACGTCGCTAACCGTTGGAATGAACCGCTGGAAGTAACGCGGATTGTTGCCCAGCAAGGTGATGTTGATAGCGCGCAAGCGATTCGCAATGCTTTGGGATTTGGTGAAATCCGCGTAGAAAGCACGGGTAATCTGCGTTCGGATGTGACGATTCAACTCGGTCAAGATTGGCTGAGATCGCGTGTTCGCGCATCGTCGCGCAGAGAAGCGCAGTAAATTAGATTTGCTGTGCAATCCATTCTTGTAATATCGGATTGACTTTTTCGGGTGCTTCATCTTGGGGACAATGCCCAACACCTTCA
The genomic region above belongs to Chroogloeocystis siderophila 5.2 s.c.1 and contains:
- a CDS encoding MEKHLA domain-containing protein, whose amino-acid sequence is MFVWQQQEVICQSQRLMYSFEYWTGNALLDITGTPAEIAQALFTAPFVVVSHGTQADPIFNYGNQQALTLWEFSWEEFTTLPSRKSAEEIVQQERDRLLVETTHKGYCHYSATRISKTGQRFYIEDGIIWNVVDDENRKWGQAAVFSEYKFI
- the uvrB gene encoding excinuclease ABC subunit UvrB, with translation MTEFCLQAPFQPTGDQPHAIAQLTRHVKQGNQYQTLLGATGTGKTFTVAAVIEKIGKPTLVLAHNKTLAAQLCNELREFFPNNAVEYFVSYYDYYQPEAYIPVTDTYIEKSASINDEIDMLRHSATRSLFERRDAIVVASISCIYGLGIPSEYLKAAIPLKMGMEVDQRQILRDLATVQYSRNDVEIGRGRFRVRGDVLEIGPAYEDRIIRVEFFGDEIDAIRYVDPVTGEIIQSLSAVNIYPARHFVTPEERLEAACDAIEAELKQRKAELEQASKLLEAQRLDQRTRYDLEMLREVGYCNGVENYSRHLAGRQPGEPPECLIDYFPDDWLLVVDESHVTVPQIRGMYNGDQARKRVLIEHGFRLPSAADNRPLKADEFWSKVNQCIFVSATPGDWEIELSEGRVVEQVIRPTGVVDPEIFVRPTEGQIDDLLGEVKERVERRERVLVTTLTKRMAEDLTEYLQDQGIRVRYLHSEINSIERIEILQELRQGNFDVLVGVNLLREGLDLPEVSLVAILDADKEGFLRAERSLIQTIGRAARHVRGQAILYADNLTDSMIKAISETERRRAIQLEYNEKHGITPQPIVKRTNNAILSFLEVSRRLNSQQLEEAYEQADDLPLTDIPELITQLEAQMKEAAKNLEFEEAAKYRDRIKHLRDKLLGH
- a CDS encoding CsbD family protein — its product is MSLEDRAKATGKNIEGKAQEAWGNLTGDPEDKAEGKAKQAESEVRHGVEDVKDNVKEKLD
- the rpe gene encoding ribulose-phosphate 3-epimerase is translated as MTQASKKPIVVAPSILSADFSRLGDEIRAVDAAGADWIHVDVMDGRFVPNITIGPLIVEAIRPVTQKPLDVHLMIVEPEKYVEDFAKAGADHIYVHAEHNASPHLHRTLGQIRELGKKAGVVLNPSSPLELIEYVLELCDMILIMSVNPGFGGQSFIPAVLPKIRKLRQMLDDRGLDPWIEVDGGLKANNTWQVIEAGANAIVAGSAVFNAKDYAEAIKGIRNSKRPTPELATV
- a CDS encoding S8 family serine peptidase yields the protein MVRKLVWLVGGLSASCISLPVLALETTSVGEAGINALRLHGAPYNLIGRKIGIGQVEIGRPGQFGLDKAVVRNQRMSLAGVFLRNQPAKPNTNIDPHAQNVASVMISTDKAVRGVAPGARLYSTAVGSLRTGGQPEECLSAQHIAQQNGGDVRAINFSFGETLDRDPRPNALLDGQALLTQCIDWSARVHNVVYAIAGNQGKGGIPIPTDNFNGINVAFTTRRQGIFTRLDVSNLSDAISGGVGGRLNGREVNLGPRRAISLVAPGNKITLLNPDGKTTQVTGTSFAAPHVTATVALLQEYGDKQLSSRQRNWSLDARRQEVMKAVMLNSADKYRDPGNGLLLGMSKTILDKQNQHWLNSDAYRNPKIPLQAQMGTGQLNAYRAYQQFSAGQWHPARPVPAIGWDYRTVNDSAHHDYVLAQPLQQGSFVSVTLNWNRLVELNDTNRNGRFDVGETFRDRGLNNLDLYLLNADSGAIVDTTCTSTSEVDSVEHIFCRVPNTGKYKVRVQFQQKVNHAVQPYALAWWTVPARN
- a CDS encoding serpin family protein, yielding MQPFLLRRYAIRLGRRYVLAATGIIFLGIIGCSRIDAIDSVVAQPRLNRQDPDNIQVTPSAVDNKLVAANTRFGFKLFSEILRQQSDRNIFLSPTSIAILLEMLYNGAGGETQQAMAKTLEVQGISLQDINAANTALLNTLTNPDANVQLAIANSLWAKQEYPIRPDFLQRTQSFYKAQVSNLDFDSPDATNTINQWVNQNTNGRIEQIVDEINPEDVLFLINAIYFKGQWTDEFDKSQTTDAPFYLTSGTPKQHPLMSQTGRYRYYENPQFQAVSLPYGENGRLSLYVFLPRQNSNLSNFYQQLNSANWEQWLTQFNLREGTVRLPRFQMEYDVTLNDTLKALGMKVAFADNANFSGVGDDLALSEVKHKTFVEVNEEGTEAAAVTSGRVMAVSAPIAEPFEMTVNRPFFCAIRDNQTGTVLFMGSIVEPQA
- a CDS encoding AI-2E family transporter, producing the protein MQTRKLLNWWQVMTPTGRLLAIALFAPLLVLNALAVSTIFDYFHSLIVILVGASLLAFLLNYPVSWMERQGARREQVAVLVFLLTLSILLAVGVTLVPLVLMQAQQLVARLPELIDSGRHQLMLLNEWAENQGLPLNLDALVVQINDRVKGQLQAIAVQVLNLAVVTLTSLLDFLLTMVLAFYLLQHGDDLWQSLVQWLPTKLRTPFSQTLRLSFQNFFIGQLIFGLCMGSSLTAIFLWLKVPFGLLFGITIGIMALVPFGGTVGIAITTLLVALQDFWLGSRVLIAAVIVQQILDNLVAPRILGSVTGLNPVWVLVSVLTGARIGGLLGVIVAVPTAVVIKTALSAVRSSEPEAVAVHDVPAEPSRDASQTTVEVTQQKAAEDLPPKSSYQV